In one window of Fragaria vesca subsp. vesca unplaced genomic scaffold, FraVesHawaii_1.0 scf0513155, whole genome shotgun sequence DNA:
- the LOC101294134 gene encoding uncharacterized protein LOC101294134, producing the protein MANARTGSCQSQYQYVNLKIIGTCQGHFRGSSVGCCGAFYHLNLQAAKICRLIVCVIRFLSPYMTGYRIIWFLAVADMLNGVCEIWDSAPEDSAKTRRHDFAFAAFRISYLAGSPRHCRNEDSGVYLMRNMKFYRQCWYEGYNSGDQRVHLALEIVNDPRNEIFEQMCSAAAEETRDNMPATEVPVLCRGEDGSLATTGIKFNARRSRR; encoded by the exons ATGGCCAATGCGAGAACTGGTTCATGCCAGTCACAGTATCAATACGTCAATTTGAAGATTATTG GAACGTGCCAAGGACATTTCCGCGGGAGTTCAGTTGGATGTTGTGGTGCCTTCTACCATCTCAACTTGCAGGCTGCAAAGATTTGTCGGCTGATTGTCTGTGTAATAAG ATTTTTGTCCCCATATATGACGGGATATCGaatcatttggtttttggcCGTTGCGGACATGTTGAATGGCGTGTGTGAAATATGGGACAGTGCCCCCGAGGATTCAGCGAAGACACGCAGGCATGATTTTGCCTTTGCAGCG TTCCGTATTAGTTATCTGGCCGGAAGTCCTCGGCATTGCAGAAACGAAGACTCTGGAGTTTATTTAATGAGAAACATGAAGTTCTACCGACAATGTTGGTACGAAGGG TATAATTCCGGTGACCAGCGGGTACACCTGGCGCTTGAGATTGTGAACGACCCCAGGAATGAAATATTTGAACAAATGTGTAGTGCTGCGGCAGAAGAAACCAGGGACAACATGCCTGCTACTGAGGTCCCAGTGTTATGTCGTGGGGAAGATGGATCACTCGCAACAACGGGTATCAAGTTCAACGCACGTCGGTCCAGGCGCTAA
- the LOC101312114 gene encoding uncharacterized protein LOC101312114 isoform 2 gives MTLRGANHVRRQQMTVRGAHCVEGTRECGFILCMTPVKIGLIGSVVKQIADHLIAGVTSGWMRCSRERRVTHRKKMLLIIQSANEDARYAIRKWIPMYPTLRRILAELIGSAPGSLVTGYTDTPFSGRVSAQRPFSIWADFCFHHDFSFRSRNCVVGCVSDHR, from the exons ATGACACTCCGAGGTGCAAACCATGTCCGTAGACAGCAGATGACAGTCCGAGGTGCCCATTGTGTGGAGGGAACACGAGAGTGCGGATTCATTTTATGCATGACACCCGTGAAGATAGGCCTTATTGGGAGTGTTGTCAAACAAAT TGCAGATCACCTGATTGCGGGGGTTACCAGTGGGTGGATGAGATGCAGCAGGGAGAGACGAGTGACACACCG gaaGAAAATGCTGCTAATTATACAAAGCGCAAACGAAGATGCTAGATATGCAATAAGGAAATGGATTCCTATGTATCCCACACTAAGGAGAATTTTGGCAGAACTTATTGGTTCTGCTCCGGGTTCATT GGTTACAGGGTACACAGACACTCCTTTTTCTGGAAGGGTGAGTGCCCAACGACCTTTTTCCATATGGGCAGACTTTTGTTTTCACCATGACTTCAGTTTTCGGTCTCGGAATTGCGTTGTGGGTTGTGTGTCCGATCACCGGTAG
- the LOC101312114 gene encoding uncharacterized protein LOC101312114 isoform 1 yields MPPPPHRPTHNKNSSFSLNLDPLVTSIVNLSFLTICFKVSSNRVAFLGSLMALQDCIISTGPYSSDPEDIDHEVSLLGAIIADVVLDVGEIIDSLARSWKDIGVLDIAHIHQNVFSIKVSADEAKTLLEEGPWHVENMRFSVVEWLPNLAVGDEHLHKVWYWVQISGLTYERMNRTEAERIGCEIGTVLDLEKSEIDVYRRGFLRVKVLLDSRNPLPIGF; encoded by the coding sequence ATGCCGCCCCCCCCACACCGTCCCACCCATAACAAAAACAGTTCGTTCTCCTTAAACTTGGATCCCTTAGTCACGAGCATTGTCAATTTGTCCTTCTTAACCATTTGTTTCAAGGTATCGTCAAACAGGGTTGCTTTCCTCGGTTCTTTAATGGCTTTGCAAGACTGTATTATCTCCACAGGGCCGTACTCATCCGACCCGGAGGATATTGATCATGAGGTCTCTTTACTTGGTGCTATTATAGCTGATGTGGTTTTGGATGTCGGTGAAATCATAGATTCTCTAGCTAGATCTTGGAAGGACATTGGTGTTCTTGACATAGCTCATATCCATCAAAATGTGTTCTCCATCAAGGTCTCGGCTGATGAAGCCAAGACATTATTGGAGGAAGGTCCTTGGCATGTTGAAAACATGCGGTTTAGTGTTGTGGAGTGGCTACCGAACCTGGCCGTCGGGGATGAGCACCTTCACAAGGTCTGGTACTGGGTGCAGATCTCTGGTTTGACATACGAGAGGATGAACCGTACGGAAGCAGAGAGGATTGGATGTGAAATTGGCACGGTTCTAGATTTAGAAAAATCTGAGATAGACGTCTACCGTAGAGGGTTTCTCCGGGTTAAGGTCCTTCTTGATTCTCGAAACCCTCTGCCCATTGGTTTTTAG